One Cottoperca gobio chromosome 23, fCotGob3.1, whole genome shotgun sequence genomic region harbors:
- the slc38a2 gene encoding sodium-coupled neutral amino acid symporter 2 — protein sequence MKQPTAKTEMSRFNISPEEDSCSSNSNEYTYQDCPKKVPLGSQFSDIEAESQNFLPEHNLGKKKYETEYHQGNASFGMSVFNLGNAIMGSGILGLSYAMANTGIALFVILLVAVAIFSLYSVHLLLKTANEGGALVYEQLGYKAFGMPGKLAASISITMQNIGAMSSYLYIVKYELPIVIESFMGPSNGVWYTNGDYLVLMVTFTIILPLSLLRNLGYLGYTSGLSLLCMVFFLIVVIIKKFQIPCPLPEDMNALNENISKLLNATLSHINSSAVDYSEDACTPKYFVFNSQTVYAVPILTFAFVCHPAILPMYEELKDRSRQKMQGVANVSFLAMFIMYLLAALFGYLTFNLHVEPELLHTYSKIYKSDVLLLIVRLAVLTAVTLTVPVVLFPIRTSVNQLLCASKEFSWVRHTIITMVLLASTNALVIFVPTIRDIFGFIGASAAAMLIFILPSAFYIKLVKKESMKSMQKIGATAFLILGFVVMIGSMSLIVLDWIHNATASRDAHGDGH from the exons CCAATTCTCTGACATCGAGGCAGAGAGTCAAAACTTCCTCCCTGAACACAACCTGGGCAAGAAGAAGTATGAGACTGAATAC CACCAGGGCAATGCTTCCTTTGGCATGTCCGTCTTCAACCTGGGCAACGCCATCATGGGCAGCGGCATCCTGGGTCTGTCCTACGCCATGGCCAACACCGGCATCGCCCTCTTTGT GATTCTCCTCGTGGCCGTTGCCATCTTCTCCTTGTATTCTGTCCACTTGCTGCTGAAGACAGCCAACGAAGGAG GTGCGCTGGTGTACGAGCAGCTGGGTTACAAAGCCTTCGGGATGCCGGGGAAACTCGCCGCCTCCATTTCCATCACCATGCAGAACATCGGGG CCATGTCGAGCTACCTCTACATCGTCAAATACGAGCTGCCCATCGTCATCGAGTCCTTCATGGGACCCAGCAACGG AGTGTGGTACACTAATGGGGACTACCTGGTGCTGATGGTGACGTTCACCATTATCCTGCCGCTGTCGCTGCTCAGGAACTTGG GTTACCTTGGTTACACCAGTGGTCTGTCCCTGCTCTGCATGGTGTTCTTTCTGATTgtg GTGATCATCAAGAAGTTCCAGATCCCGTGCCCACTCCCCGAGGACATGAACGCTCTGAACGAGAATATAAGCAAATTGCTGAACGCCACCTTGTCCCACATCAACAGCAGCGCCGTGGACTACAGTGAGGACGCGTGCACGCCAAAGTACTTTGTCTTCAACTCTCAG acCGTTTACGCCGTTCCCATCCTGACCTTCGCCTTCGTGTGCCACCCCGCCATCCTGCCCATGTACGAGGAGCTGAAGGA CCGCTCCCGCCAGAAGATGCAGGGCGTTGCCAACGTGTCCTTCCTGGCCATGTTCATCATGTACCTGCTGGCCGCACTCTTCGGATATCTGACCTTCAACT TGCACGTGGAGCCTGAGCTGCTGCACACTTACTCCAAGATCTACAAGTCTGACGTGCTGCTGCTGATCGTGCGTCTGGCTGTGCTGACCGCCGTCACCCTCACCGTCCCTGTGGTGCTTTTCCCC ATTCGTACCTCCGTCAACCAGCTGCTGTGCGCCTCCAAGGAATTCAGCTGGGTCCGCCacaccatcatcaccatggTGCTGCTGGCGAGCACCAACGCCCTCGTCATCTTTGTCCCCACCATCAGGGACATCTTCGGCTTCATCG GCGCCTCTGCTGCTGCCATGCTCATCTTCATCCTGCCCTCGGCGTTCTACATCAAACTGGTGAAGAAGGAGTCCATGAAGTCCATGCAGAAGATCGGG GCCACCGCCTTCCTGATTTTGGGCTTTGTGGTCATGATCGGCAGCATGAGCCTCATCGTCCTGGACTGGATCCACAACGCCACCGCCAGTAGGGACGCACACGGCGACGGACACTAA